One stretch of Rosistilla oblonga DNA includes these proteins:
- a CDS encoding acyltransferase family protein yields MASLATQTDICPAVGLDRVWRVGKHVAELDGLRGFAILIVTLYRFSKEIPTDSVLGHFMHLGASFGSRGVELFFVLSGFLITGILIDAKDQPHYFRNFIARRSLRIFPLYFATLIALVVASHLIPAMRSMFHDAIDNQFYLWTYLVNVKMSVADQWCFGYLDHFWSLAVEEHFYLVWPFVLYLISSKVALRTAVGLAIVSATARLAFVLLTDNGVAPDVLTLFRCDALLIGAAIALIARQPRGLEPLKRWLPITTVIGGLFVLACGVTEKRFFTIPLTIWPIVWGGILIWLLTANRSAPLARFFNLKFLRTLGKFSYAMYVFQNPLIPLTSAVVSVAAFETLVGGPLLANMLYIGVMFILTYAAAVLSWNVLERHCLQLKRWFPTDGSEDAAARKNKKSTAGVFVPTNVPAN; encoded by the coding sequence ATGGCTTCCCTCGCAACACAAACTGACATCTGCCCCGCCGTGGGGTTGGACCGCGTCTGGCGAGTCGGCAAGCATGTAGCGGAGCTAGATGGATTGCGGGGCTTCGCGATCTTGATCGTGACGCTCTATCGATTCTCCAAAGAGATTCCGACCGATTCGGTGCTGGGGCATTTCATGCACCTCGGGGCCAGCTTCGGCAGTCGCGGCGTCGAGCTGTTTTTTGTCCTCTCGGGTTTCCTGATCACCGGGATCTTGATCGACGCAAAGGACCAGCCTCACTACTTCCGCAACTTCATAGCACGACGCAGCCTGCGGATCTTCCCACTCTATTTCGCTACGTTGATCGCGTTGGTCGTCGCCAGCCACTTGATACCCGCGATGCGGTCGATGTTCCACGATGCGATCGACAATCAATTCTACCTGTGGACCTACCTGGTCAACGTGAAGATGAGCGTCGCCGATCAGTGGTGTTTTGGATACCTCGACCATTTTTGGTCGCTGGCGGTCGAAGAGCATTTTTACCTGGTCTGGCCGTTTGTCCTGTACCTGATCTCCAGCAAAGTCGCTCTACGGACGGCCGTTGGTTTGGCGATCGTTAGTGCCACCGCGCGGCTCGCGTTTGTACTACTGACCGACAACGGAGTCGCCCCCGATGTCCTGACGCTCTTTCGCTGCGACGCGTTGTTGATCGGAGCGGCGATCGCGTTGATCGCTCGCCAGCCACGAGGTCTTGAACCGCTCAAACGTTGGCTGCCGATAACGACAGTGATCGGCGGGCTGTTCGTGTTGGCTTGCGGAGTCACGGAGAAGCGGTTCTTCACGATCCCGCTGACGATCTGGCCGATCGTTTGGGGAGGGATTCTGATCTGGTTGCTCACGGCGAATCGCTCGGCACCGCTAGCTCGATTCTTCAACCTCAAGTTCCTGCGGACGCTTGGCAAATTCAGCTACGCGATGTACGTCTTCCAAAATCCGTTGATCCCGCTCACGTCAGCTGTCGTTTCCGTCGCTGCGTTTGAAACGCTTGTCGGCGGACCGCTGCTTGCGAACATGCTGTACATCGGCGTGATGTTCATCCTGACTTACGCCGCCGCGGTGCTCAGCTGGAACGTGTTGGAACGCCACTGTCTGCAACTAAAACGTTGGTTCCCAACCGATGGATCCGAAGACGCGGCCGCTCGCAAAAACAAAAAGTCCACCGCGGGCGTTTTTGTACCGACGAACGTTCCGGCAAACTGA
- a CDS encoding PSD1 and planctomycete cytochrome C domain-containing protein: protein MVSTVATRFALVLATLSLSSTASSDDAASFFRGLNLNGPAVLIDGNRWEGKDSENYECKDKAFEQQGVALVPATDPQRAQMIRSSRWNGNRVLLKNLPNETFTVFLYVWEDNRGETFDISLDGKTVVSQYSSGAAGHWQRLGPWYVDVTKGTIELTSRGGAANFSGVELWRGKHDGSQDVPISEDQLTFFENRIRPLLVKHCYECHSSESDDLQGGLLVDSRPTLRRGGTNGPAVVPGDVDHSLLIQAVRYADGMEMPPDEKLSAAEVADLERWVAMGAPDPRATATRFVRKKIDVEKARQFWSLRPLADPPVPSPADADWATTEIDRFIAAKLDSSGLVPTGDADKRTLIRRATFDLTGLPPSPQEIEAFVADDSAEAFAKVVDRLLKSPRYGERWGRHWMDLVRYADTAGDNSDFPIPEAYLYRNYIIDSFNADKPYDRFIQEQIAGDLMPAESDAEKNEQTIATGYLASSRRFGSVIKNYPQHLTIEDTIDNLGRTVLGMTVACARCHDHKFDPISQDDYYGLYGIFASTRYPFPGIELDQKPRDFVALVDGGKPGKELAYSMADGNPRDVPLQQRGEPDQPGDVIPRKFLEVLGGQMLPEQATQSSGRLQLAQWMTAADNPLTARVMANRIWQYHFGSGLVKTPSDFGIRGVAPSHPELLDWLASRFIEEGWSIRSLHRRIMLSRTYRLNSQADGNTKALAVDPNNELRWRFDRQRMDAETLRDTMLLLSGELDLEMPREPHPFPPAEKWKYTQHHPFRDSYDSQKRSVYLMMARLNARPFFTTFDGPDQNASTASRDSSVTTVQSLYLINDPFVHEQAEKFAARSIAERKESGERLTYAFELAFGRPPSQSERDGVAEWLRSLDDQLDDSVGEAAEREQAAWTALARSLFRTNEFLYVD from the coding sequence GTGGTATCTACTGTTGCTACGCGTTTTGCGTTGGTGCTTGCAACACTTTCGTTGTCGTCGACGGCTTCGTCAGACGACGCGGCCAGCTTCTTTCGTGGACTGAATCTCAATGGCCCCGCGGTATTGATCGACGGGAATCGTTGGGAGGGGAAGGATTCGGAAAACTACGAGTGCAAGGACAAAGCCTTTGAACAACAAGGCGTTGCACTCGTCCCTGCGACCGATCCACAGCGGGCGCAGATGATTCGCAGCAGCCGCTGGAATGGGAATCGCGTGCTGCTGAAGAATCTGCCCAACGAAACGTTTACAGTCTTCTTGTATGTCTGGGAGGACAACCGCGGCGAAACGTTTGACATCAGTTTGGATGGCAAGACGGTTGTCTCTCAGTATTCCAGCGGTGCCGCCGGGCATTGGCAACGGCTCGGTCCGTGGTATGTCGACGTCACTAAAGGGACGATCGAACTGACAAGCCGCGGTGGCGCAGCGAACTTCTCCGGCGTCGAACTTTGGCGCGGCAAACACGACGGATCGCAAGACGTTCCTATCTCGGAGGATCAACTCACGTTCTTCGAGAATCGGATCCGACCGCTGTTAGTAAAGCATTGTTACGAATGCCATAGCAGCGAAAGCGACGATCTGCAGGGCGGTTTGTTAGTCGATTCGCGGCCGACGCTGCGACGCGGTGGAACCAATGGACCGGCGGTTGTCCCCGGCGATGTCGATCACAGTCTTCTGATCCAAGCGGTACGGTACGCCGACGGGATGGAGATGCCGCCGGACGAAAAACTATCAGCCGCGGAGGTCGCCGATTTGGAACGCTGGGTCGCGATGGGAGCTCCCGACCCGCGAGCGACAGCGACACGCTTCGTGCGTAAGAAGATCGATGTCGAAAAGGCGAGACAGTTCTGGTCGCTTCGACCGCTGGCCGATCCGCCGGTTCCTTCGCCAGCTGATGCGGACTGGGCGACGACTGAAATCGATCGCTTCATTGCGGCGAAGCTCGACAGCAGCGGGCTGGTTCCAACTGGCGATGCGGACAAGCGAACGCTGATCCGGCGTGCCACGTTTGATCTGACCGGACTGCCCCCTTCGCCGCAAGAGATCGAAGCCTTTGTGGCGGACGATTCGGCGGAAGCTTTTGCCAAGGTCGTCGATCGCTTGCTCAAATCACCTCGTTACGGCGAGCGATGGGGGCGGCATTGGATGGATCTCGTTCGGTATGCCGACACCGCCGGCGACAACTCCGACTTCCCCATCCCCGAAGCCTACCTGTACCGCAACTACATCATCGATTCGTTTAACGCCGACAAACCGTACGATCGCTTTATACAAGAGCAGATCGCCGGGGATCTGATGCCGGCCGAAAGCGATGCGGAGAAGAACGAGCAGACGATTGCGACCGGCTATCTAGCGAGTTCGCGGCGATTTGGCTCGGTCATTAAGAACTACCCGCAACATTTGACGATCGAGGATACGATCGACAACCTCGGTCGCACGGTGCTTGGGATGACTGTCGCATGTGCTCGCTGTCACGACCACAAGTTCGATCCGATCTCGCAAGACGATTACTACGGTTTGTATGGCATCTTCGCCAGCACGCGGTATCCGTTTCCGGGGATCGAGCTAGATCAGAAGCCTCGCGATTTTGTAGCACTTGTCGACGGCGGCAAACCCGGAAAGGAGTTGGCTTATTCGATGGCCGATGGGAATCCGCGAGACGTTCCATTGCAACAGCGCGGCGAACCCGATCAACCTGGCGATGTGATCCCTCGCAAGTTTCTGGAGGTCCTCGGCGGTCAGATGCTTCCCGAACAGGCGACGCAGTCGAGCGGTCGTTTGCAGCTGGCCCAGTGGATGACGGCCGCCGACAATCCGTTGACCGCAAGAGTGATGGCGAACCGGATCTGGCAGTATCACTTCGGCAGCGGACTTGTGAAGACGCCCAGCGACTTCGGGATCCGCGGCGTGGCTCCCAGCCATCCGGAACTGCTCGATTGGTTGGCGTCGCGGTTCATCGAAGAGGGTTGGTCGATCAGATCGCTTCACCGCCGGATCATGCTCAGCCGCACCTATCGGCTGAATTCGCAAGCCGATGGCAACACAAAAGCTCTGGCTGTCGATCCGAACAACGAACTCCGCTGGCGTTTCGACCGACAACGAATGGATGCGGAGACGCTGCGCGACACGATGCTGTTATTGAGCGGCGAGTTGGATTTGGAGATGCCTCGTGAACCGCATCCGTTTCCACCGGCGGAGAAGTGGAAGTACACGCAACACCATCCTTTTCGCGACAGCTACGATTCGCAAAAGCGGAGCGTCTATCTGATGATGGCGCGTCTGAACGCACGCCCCTTCTTCACCACGTTTGACGGCCCCGATCAGAACGCCAGCACCGCCTCACGCGATAGCAGCGTCACGACGGTCCAGTCGCTGTATCTGATCAACGATCCTTTTGTGCATGAACAGGCTGAAAAATTTGCGGCGCGATCGATCGCGGAACGAAAGGAGTCGGGCGAACGGCTGACCTACGCCTTTGAGCTGGCTTTTGGACGCCCGCCGTCGCAGTCCGAACGCGATGGCGTGGCGGAGTGGTTGCGTTCGCTGGACGATCAATTGGATGATTCAGTGGGTGAGGCGGCCGAGCGCGAACAGGCGGCTTGGACCGCGCTGGCGCGATCGCTGTTCCGCACCAACGAGTTCTTGTACGTCGATTAA
- a CDS encoding DUF1501 domain-containing protein, whose protein sequence is MNSIEPTRRQCLRSLIGSSILFPAVLSDLAAAEAPAMGPLTPKAPHFPAKAKRVIMVFATGGVSHIDSFDPKSSEKGRDGSGKDKLMGCVFPTNADKKTGTVVSDLFPHLRDSMEDICLIRSMKSAHFDHTEAAVGMHTGSPTFARPSMGSWLSYGLGTVNQNLPSFIVIAPHLPYGGTQVYASDFLPAYHQGTRVIPGTEPIANLAPRTTRQKVQQMELSLVDSLNQKHLESRRDDSQLAARIKSYETAFQMQTAGPEAFDLSKEDEPTLSMYGLKPGETSSFAWQCIIARRLAERGVRFIELVDSGSRPNWDSHGDMKEHQPLAKASDQPLAALIQDLKQRGMLDETLIVWATEFGRTPTKEGKFGRGHHGDCFSIWLAGGGVKAGFVLGETDELGKAIIRDKIDVHDLHATILHQMGIDHKRLTYRHAGRDFRLTDVHGRIVKEVLA, encoded by the coding sequence ATGAATTCTATCGAACCAACGCGTCGGCAATGCCTTCGGTCGCTGATTGGCAGCTCGATCCTGTTCCCTGCGGTTCTGTCCGACTTGGCGGCGGCAGAAGCTCCCGCCATGGGACCGCTGACGCCCAAGGCACCCCATTTTCCCGCGAAGGCGAAACGGGTGATCATGGTCTTTGCCACCGGGGGCGTTTCGCACATCGACAGCTTCGATCCGAAGTCGTCGGAAAAGGGACGCGATGGAAGCGGCAAGGACAAGTTGATGGGATGTGTCTTCCCGACAAACGCCGACAAGAAAACGGGGACCGTCGTCAGCGATCTGTTCCCGCACCTCCGCGATTCGATGGAGGATATCTGTTTGATTCGATCGATGAAGTCGGCTCACTTCGACCATACCGAAGCGGCTGTTGGGATGCACACCGGTTCGCCGACGTTCGCCCGGCCGAGCATGGGATCGTGGCTCAGTTACGGCTTGGGGACGGTCAACCAGAATCTGCCTTCCTTCATCGTGATCGCACCCCATCTTCCTTATGGCGGCACTCAGGTTTACGCCAGCGATTTCTTGCCAGCTTATCATCAAGGAACACGCGTCATTCCTGGGACCGAACCGATCGCGAACCTGGCGCCGCGAACCACCCGGCAAAAGGTCCAACAGATGGAACTGTCGCTTGTCGATTCGCTGAACCAAAAGCATTTGGAGAGCCGCCGCGACGATTCACAATTGGCCGCGCGGATCAAGAGCTATGAGACCGCCTTTCAAATGCAAACCGCGGGGCCCGAGGCGTTTGATTTGAGCAAGGAGGATGAACCGACATTGTCGATGTATGGGCTGAAGCCAGGCGAGACGAGCAGCTTTGCTTGGCAGTGCATCATCGCGCGGCGATTAGCCGAGCGGGGCGTGCGGTTCATCGAACTTGTCGACAGCGGGTCGCGACCAAACTGGGATTCGCACGGCGACATGAAAGAGCATCAACCGTTGGCCAAAGCTTCGGATCAACCGTTGGCCGCGCTGATCCAAGATCTCAAGCAGCGTGGAATGTTGGACGAGACGTTGATCGTGTGGGCCACTGAGTTTGGCCGGACACCGACTAAAGAAGGCAAGTTCGGCCGCGGACATCACGGCGATTGCTTTTCGATCTGGTTGGCCGGCGGCGGCGTAAAAGCTGGCTTTGTGCTCGGCGAGACCGATGAACTGGGCAAAGCAATCATCCGCGATAAGATCGACGTCCACGATTTACACGCCACGATCCTGCATCAGATGGGGATCGACCACAAACGATTGACCTACCGGCACGCCGGCCGCGATTTTCGACTGACCGATGTGCATGGCCGGATCGTCAAGGAGGTCCTGGCGTAG
- a CDS encoding VOC family protein, with amino-acid sequence METNPVGWFEIYVQDICRATKFYETVLGIKLNKLEAPVPGMEMMAFPLDMERPGASGALTKMDGFESGSGGTIVYFGCEDCAVEASRVEAAGGEIKSPKMSIEEFGAFALAIDTEGNMFGLHSMQ; translated from the coding sequence ATGGAAACGAATCCCGTCGGCTGGTTTGAAATCTACGTGCAAGACATTTGCCGTGCTACGAAGTTCTACGAGACAGTGCTCGGCATAAAGCTCAACAAGCTCGAAGCCCCTGTGCCGGGAATGGAAATGATGGCCTTTCCGCTCGACATGGAACGCCCCGGTGCGTCGGGAGCGCTGACGAAGATGGACGGGTTTGAATCAGGATCCGGCGGCACGATCGTCTACTTTGGCTGCGAAGATTGCGCCGTCGAAGCTTCACGCGTCGAAGCGGCCGGCGGGGAAATCAAAAGCCCGAAGATGAGCATCGAGGAATTTGGGGCGTTCGCGCTCGCTATCGATACCGAAGGCAATATGTTTGGCCTCCATTCCATGCAATAG
- a CDS encoding IS91 family transposase, with product MGITLQQVFRQHFDAVAAKRRLSSDMYRAAWAVRHCRTRELGGHVNSCPVGHVCQVAYNSCMHRSCPQCAWLPREQWLAGWKRRLLPTPHHHIVFTVPHSLNELWRFNKVQFSKLLFDAAFETLHELLADPKYLGAVPGILAALHTWNQKLDVHVHLHVLVTAGGLGPRKQWVKSQRKCLLPRKVVMIKFRGKFRAFLRERVAKRLLRLPPQLSSAGFLGLLQSVGSLPWNVKIHEAYLRGESVAIYLARYIKGGPMGRARLLEIRDGKVEFRYRLSALEGGDGKRQGIAQLPVESFIRRWLEHVPPRRMQTVRGSGLYCGNQHSQLTTARESLGLRPLEPLPQQRMTWQERCVASGYTAASRCKQCGATLVSHSSFPAGRGPPRSAFRRRFPGQVA from the coding sequence ATGGGAATCACGCTGCAACAAGTATTCAGGCAACATTTTGATGCGGTAGCTGCCAAGCGTCGCTTGTCGAGTGACATGTATCGGGCCGCCTGGGCTGTCCGGCATTGCCGTACTCGCGAGCTCGGCGGACATGTTAACAGCTGCCCAGTCGGACACGTCTGTCAGGTCGCTTACAACTCCTGTATGCACCGAAGTTGCCCGCAGTGCGCGTGGTTGCCGCGCGAGCAGTGGCTCGCCGGATGGAAGCGACGACTGCTTCCCACGCCGCATCATCACATCGTCTTTACTGTCCCGCATTCACTCAACGAGTTGTGGCGATTCAACAAAGTCCAGTTCAGCAAGTTGTTGTTCGACGCTGCTTTCGAGACGCTGCACGAACTGCTCGCCGACCCGAAGTATCTCGGTGCGGTGCCTGGCATCTTGGCCGCCCTGCATACCTGGAATCAAAAGCTCGATGTCCATGTGCATCTGCATGTGTTGGTCACCGCAGGAGGTTTAGGGCCCCGAAAGCAATGGGTCAAATCGCAAAGGAAGTGCCTGTTGCCCAGGAAGGTGGTGATGATCAAGTTTCGTGGCAAGTTCAGGGCGTTTCTCCGCGAGAGGGTCGCCAAGAGACTGTTGCGGCTACCGCCGCAACTCAGCTCCGCCGGGTTCCTGGGATTGCTTCAAAGCGTTGGCAGCCTCCCCTGGAACGTCAAGATTCACGAAGCGTACCTGCGTGGCGAGAGTGTCGCGATCTACCTGGCGAGGTACATCAAGGGGGGGCCGATGGGCCGCGCTCGACTGCTGGAAATTCGCGACGGCAAGGTCGAGTTTCGATATCGGTTGAGCGCTCTGGAAGGGGGCGACGGGAAGCGGCAAGGTATCGCGCAGTTGCCGGTTGAAAGCTTCATTCGACGCTGGCTCGAACATGTCCCACCGCGGCGGATGCAAACGGTTCGAGGAAGCGGTCTGTACTGTGGCAATCAACACAGTCAGCTCACCACTGCCCGCGAAAGCCTGGGACTTCGGCCGTTAGAACCATTGCCGCAGCAGCGGATGACGTGGCAAGAACGATGCGTTGCATCGGGGTACACCGCAGCCTCGCGCTGCAAACAATGTGGCGCGACACTCGTTTCACATTCCTCGTTTCCTGCCGGACGCGGTCCGCCCCGCTCCGCATTTCGACGTCGCTTTCCCGGACAGGTCGCATGA
- a CDS encoding DUF1559 domain-containing protein, protein MKRKSGFTLVELLVVIAIIGILVGLLLPAVQAAREAARRMQCSNNLKQIGLSMHNYHDTYQSFPAGNWGWGWGSWVVATLPYIEQDNLYQLYNQGNKFDIPNSSGRYSSTVNRQVTEQRLSAHTCPSDLPNVYSNMTLHNYGANFGNTGLDSANGYKQLASLNGVQYNGAPFEIILQGEASKMKKFRDIIDGTSNTFMFGEILQGQGTDLRGLTWWGLNNNFTTYLPPNTTLPDRMHSTSYFENKPVLKLPCALATTANPIMFAARSRHPGGVQVSRCDASVRFISETIDLNTYRAMSTTQGGEVISE, encoded by the coding sequence ATGAAACGTAAAAGTGGTTTTACACTCGTTGAATTGTTGGTCGTGATCGCGATCATTGGCATCTTGGTTGGTCTGCTATTGCCTGCGGTTCAAGCGGCCCGGGAAGCGGCCAGGCGAATGCAGTGCAGTAATAACTTGAAGCAGATTGGTTTGTCGATGCACAATTATCACGATACCTACCAAAGCTTCCCGGCTGGCAACTGGGGTTGGGGATGGGGCTCTTGGGTCGTGGCAACGCTGCCGTACATTGAACAAGACAATTTGTATCAACTGTACAACCAAGGGAATAAGTTTGACATTCCGAATAGTTCGGGGCGTTACAGTTCGACAGTTAATCGTCAGGTGACCGAACAGCGGCTGTCGGCGCACACTTGCCCCAGCGACCTCCCCAACGTGTACAGCAATATGACGTTGCATAACTACGGCGCAAACTTTGGCAACACGGGGCTGGACTCTGCCAATGGCTATAAGCAGTTAGCTTCGCTAAATGGCGTTCAGTACAACGGAGCACCGTTCGAGATTATCTTGCAGGGAGAGGCGAGCAAGATGAAGAAGTTCCGTGATATCATCGACGGAACCAGCAACACCTTCATGTTTGGCGAAATCCTTCAAGGGCAAGGTACGGATCTGCGTGGATTGACATGGTGGGGGCTGAACAACAACTTCACCACCTATTTGCCCCCCAACACGACCTTGCCTGACCGGATGCACAGCACATCCTATTTCGAAAACAAGCCAGTCTTGAAGCTTCCTTGCGCTCTAGCAACGACCGCTAACCCTATCATGTTTGCCGCACGAAGTCGGCATCCGGGCGGAGTTCAGGTTTCCCGCTGTGACGCATCGGTTCGGTTTATCAGCGAAACGATCGACCTCAATACGTACCGAGCGATGAGCACGACTCAAGGTGGCGAAGTGATCTCTGAATAG
- a CDS encoding carboxypeptidase-like regulatory domain-containing protein, translated as MSRCFLVTVALTLMISGCGPDTGGRVGVTGTVTFQGQPLDSGNIQFDAVDGSGMTGAAITDGKYSVPAETGVIPGEYTVRVSKAGDDAAAPKPVAGEAPGDPGAFSPREEMIPEEYNLQSKLTTELTADKENVYDVDIP; from the coding sequence TTGTCACGTTGTTTCTTAGTCACCGTAGCGCTCACGCTGATGATCTCCGGTTGTGGTCCCGACACCGGAGGACGAGTCGGCGTGACGGGAACCGTCACTTTTCAAGGCCAGCCGCTCGATAGCGGCAACATTCAATTCGACGCTGTCGATGGCTCCGGGATGACCGGTGCGGCGATCACCGATGGCAAATATTCGGTACCTGCCGAGACCGGCGTAATTCCGGGGGAGTACACGGTTCGTGTCTCCAAGGCGGGTGACGATGCTGCTGCGCCAAAGCCCGTCGCTGGGGAGGCTCCCGGCGATCCGGGCGCGTTTTCGCCACGCGAGGAAATGATCCCCGAGGAGTACAATTTGCAAAGCAAATTAACCACCGAACTTACCGCCGACAAGGAGAATGTCTACGACGTAGATATTCCGTAA
- a CDS encoding GIY-YIG nuclease family protein, whose product MHDPATAINDNTGWDELRGILKMVAPFAVLVWSAALCWTLSTNIAVTAIIPIVLAAVTIATLFGPPSVVASVWSFSFRTLMVTLAIAAVCCLLYFGVKLTVAAVGWVIAFPFRHPFLFIGGVILLFLVAVGAAEETASEKKTQFAHGPPVPKHPGTTTAETNPPCQVVESSEPQMFVYLMKNELNGYYKIGRSKSPRYRERTLQSQEPEVSLKWKMEGTNEDEKHLHRKYKDVRLRGEWFSLTHQDVQWITSCESRDDLYRDATSD is encoded by the coding sequence ATGCACGACCCTGCGACAGCCATCAACGACAACACGGGATGGGACGAACTGCGCGGCATCCTGAAAATGGTTGCGCCTTTCGCTGTACTGGTCTGGTCCGCGGCACTTTGCTGGACGCTTTCAACTAACATCGCGGTGACCGCGATCATTCCCATTGTGCTTGCTGCCGTCACGATCGCAACTCTGTTTGGACCACCGAGTGTTGTAGCATCTGTTTGGTCATTTTCTTTTCGGACTCTAATGGTAACGCTTGCAATCGCGGCGGTCTGTTGCCTACTCTATTTCGGCGTGAAGCTTACTGTTGCAGCGGTAGGTTGGGTCATTGCGTTCCCATTTAGGCACCCGTTCCTGTTTATCGGTGGCGTAATTTTGCTTTTCCTCGTCGCAGTGGGGGCAGCCGAAGAAACAGCAAGCGAGAAAAAGACGCAGTTCGCCCATGGCCCCCCCGTTCCGAAACACCCAGGGACAACAACCGCTGAAACAAATCCTCCATGCCAAGTCGTGGAATCCAGCGAACCCCAAATGTTCGTCTATCTAATGAAAAACGAACTGAATGGATACTACAAAATTGGACGATCAAAGTCGCCAAGATACCGGGAACGTACATTGCAATCCCAGGAACCGGAAGTTTCACTTAAGTGGAAGATGGAGGGCACGAACGAAGACGAGAAGCATCTACATCGCAAATACAAGGACGTAAGATTACGTGGCGAATGGTTTTCACTCACACACCAAGATGTTCAGTGGATCACCTCTTGTGAATCGCGAGATGACCTGTACCGAGACGCAACCTCGGACTAG